The Sardina pilchardus chromosome 19, fSarPil1.1, whole genome shotgun sequence genome window below encodes:
- the LOC134066514 gene encoding patched domain-containing protein 3-like: protein MPNCNTNCIEKPISIGFGKLGRIVGRYPWVFLISPLVISAGLGAGFYFLEDRESNNIEDQFTPKNGPAKMERAYVKEHFPQGEEFSSLRLYTDGTYASLIAVHSANILTEEAFQDVDKLDQKVKQIQAEGSQKTFTDLCAKDRDLGCVSNPILDIVNDHVTNGTPIAYPQNKTEFIGTAIGGVDLYPNNSVETAQAIRLFYYLEEDKKNETDLWLRTFIKNFSGSTAPENIFISYFTSISRDEEFDTNSKTVIPLFSVTYFLAITVSIMSCLRLDCVRNKVWVATFGVLSAGLAVLSSFGLLLFCGMPFVMTVATAPFLILGIGVDDMFIMISCWQKTNVKAEVEDRMAETYKEAAVSITITTLTDVLAFYIGLMTPFGSVQSFCMYTGTALLFCYIYNITFFGAFLALNGQREGSNRHWLICRKVETPTPDNNSNACSCSCSVGGAYDPETGAEEEMPMDILFRKYVGPFLTKPWTKVCVILLYLGYLAGGIYGCFQMQEGIDLKNLAPDDSYVAHYYDNEDIYFSEYGPFVMLVIRDENFRYWDKCAQENLNMCLNEFQSSDMVAKINAIFWLDDYKKYGDKESLDLSNETVFMSNLSTFLDNSGFKQDVNISNNKIVASRLFIPTTNISTAIDEKNMLNFFRDTVSKCWPNMDLMVYHPAFIYYDQYAVIVSNTIQNIVVATVIMLVISLLLIPHPLCSLWVTFAIASVIVGVAGFMALWDVNLDSISMINLVICIGFSVDFSAHISYAFVSSKKKTANEKAIDALYNLGYPIIQGAVSTIAGVVVLSAAESYIFRTFFKIMFLVILFGALHGIVFIPIFLTFFGCCSNSNSVQGEKDQTGNGQNLRHDHVELSGQRSNQNQNHSTFSSDSDCP, encoded by the exons ATGCCCAACTGCAACACAAACTGCATTGAAAAACCGATATCAATAGGCTTTGGTAAACTTGGACGTATCGTAGGTAGATACCCATGGGTGTTCCTTATTTCACCCCTTGTCATATCCGCAGGTCTTGGTGCAGGGTTTTATTTTCTAGAAGACAGAGAGTCAAACAACATCGAAGATCAATTCACTCCAAAAAATGGCCCGGCAAAGATGGAAAGAGCATACGTCAAAGAGCACTTCCCACAAGGTGAGGAGTTTTCAAGTCTGAGGCTTTACACAGATGGTACATATGCTTCATTAATCGCTGTGCACTCAGCAAATATTCTCACAGAAGAAGCGTTTCAGGACGTTGACAAACTAGACCAAAAAGTAAAGCAAATCCAGGCAGAAGGAAGTCAAAAGACTTTTACAGATCTGTGTGCCAAGGACAGAGATTTGGGATGTGTCTCAAATCCAATTTTGGATATTGTGAACGACCATGTTACTAATGGCACACCAATAGCTTACCCCCAAAACAAGACAGAATTCATAGGGACAGCAATTGGTGGAGTGGATCTGTATCCAAACAACAGTGTAGAGACTGCACAAGCAATCAGGCTTTTCTATTACTTGGAAGAAGACAAGAAAAATGAAACGGATCTATGGCTGAGGACATTTATAAAGAATTTTTCAGGAAGCACAGCCCCCGAAAAT atttttatttcatatttcactTCAATATCAAGAGATGAGGAATTCGACACAAATTCTAAAACAGTCATCCCACTGTTCTCTGTTACATACTTTCTGGCCATTACTGTCTCCATAATGTCCTGCTTGAG GCTGGACTGTGTGAGGAATAAGGTCTGGGTGGCCACCTTCGGGGTGCTGTCTGCAGGCCTGGCGGTGCTCAGCAGTTTTGGACTGCTGCTCTTCTGTGGGATGCCATTCGTGATGACCGTGGCGACTGCTCCCTTTCTCATTCTTG GTATTGGTGTGGATGACATGTTCATCATGATTTCATGCTGGCAGAAAACTAATGTCAAAGCTGAGGTGGAAGATCGCATGGCCGAGACATACAAGGAGGCTGCTGtttccatcaccatcaccactctGACCGACGTCTTGGCCTTTTACATTGGCCTCATGACCCCTTTTGGGTCGGTCCAGTCCTTCTGCATGTACACCGGCACAGCCCTCCTCTTCTGCTACATCTACAACATCACATTCTTTGGTGCCTTTCTGGCCCTGAATGGACAAAGAGAGGGAAGCAATAGGCACTGGCTCATATGCAGGAAGGTTGAGACTCCAACTCCAGACAACAATAGCAATGcctgttcatgttcatgttcagttGGAGGAGCTTATGATCCGGAGACAGGTGCAGAGGAGGAAATGCCCATGGATATCCTCTTTAGAAAGTATGTTGGTCCATTTCTGACAAAGCCTTGGACTaaagtgtgtgttattttgcTCTACTTGGGATATTTGGCAGGTGGCATATATGGTTGTTTTCAAATGCAGGAGGGAATTGATCTAAAAAATTTAGCACCAGATGATTCGTATGTTGCTCACTACTACGATAATGAAGACATATATTTCTCAGAGTATGGCCCTTTTGTCATGTTAGTTATTAGAGATGAAAACTTCCGATATTGGGATAAATGCGCTCAGGAAAATCTCAACATGTGCCTGAATGAATTTCAATCATCCGACATGGTTGCCAAAATCAATGCTATATTTTGGCTTGATGATTATAAGAAATATGGAGATAAGGAGAGTTTAGATCTTTCAAATGAAACTGTATTCATGAGTAATTTGTCCACATTTCTTGATAACTCAGGTTTTAAACAGGATGTCAATATTTCTAATAACAAAATAGTTGCCTCTCGATTGTTTATTCCAACAACTAACATTTCAACTGCaattgatgaaaaaaacatgttgaacTTTTTTAGGGACACAGTTTCCAAATGTTGGCCAAACATGGATCTGATGGTCTACCATCCTGCTTTTATTTACTATGATCAATATGCAGTCATTGTTAGCAATACTATCCAAAATATTGTAGTTGCTACTGTGATCATGCTTGTAATTTCTCTTCTGTTGATTCCGcaccctctctgttctctgtgggTGACCTTTGCCATCGCCTCTGTAATAGTAGGTGTAGCTGGTTTCATGGCTTTATGGGATGTTAATCTAGACTCCATCTCCATGATCAACCTGGTAATCTGCATCGGCTTTTCTGTCGACTTTTCTGCACACATTTCCTACGCCTTTGTCTCAAGCAAAAAGAAAACAGCCAATGAGAAAGCTATTGATGCCTTATACAATCTTGGGTATCCAATTATACAAGGAGCTGTATCTACCATTGCTGGCGTTGTGGTCCTCTCAGCAGCAGAGAGCTACATTTTCAGGACTTTTTTCAAGATTATGTTTCTGGTCATCTTATTCGGCGCACTTCACGGCATTGTGTTCATCCCCATATTTCTGACATTCTTTGGATGCTGCAGCAATTCAAACAGTGTTCAGGGTGAAAAGGATCAAACTGGCAACGGGCAGAATTTAAGGCATGATCATGTGGAATTGTCTGGCCAAAGGTccaatcagaatcagaaccaTTCAACCTTTTCTAGTGACTCCGACTGTCCCTGA